ccttgaccagcacaaaaacatcctgtggcgtacagcattagcatcaaatagccccgcgatatgcaacttttcagggaagttaggaaccaatatacacaagcagtcaggaaaggcaaaggctaactttttcaaacagaaatttgcatcctgtagcactaactccaaaaagttttgggacactgtaaagtccatggagaataagagcacttcctcccagctgcccactgcactgaggctaggaaacactatcaccaccgataaatctacaataatcgagaatttcaacaagcattttgctacagctggccatgctttccatctggctaccactaacccggccaccaactctgcaccctctgctgcaacttgcccatgccccccgcttctccttcacacaaattcagacagctgatgttttgaaagcgctgcaaaaatctggacccctacaaatcagctgggctagacaatctggaccctcttcttcctaaaactagctcgccgaaattgtcgcaacccctattactagtctgttcaacctctctttcataacgtctgagatccccagagattggaaagctgccgcggtcatcccccctcttcaaagggggtgacactctagatccaaactgctacagacctatatccatcctgccctgcctttcgaaagtattcaaagccaagttaataaacagatcatcgaccatttccgaataccaccgtaccttctccgctatgcaatctggtttccgagctggtcacgggtgcacttcagccacgctcaaggtcctaaacgatattataaccgcgattgataatagacagtactgtgcagccgtctttatcgacctggccaaggctttcgactctgtcaaccaccgcattcttattggcagactaaatagccttggtttctcaaatgactgcctcgcctggttcaccaactacttctcagatagagttcagtgtgtcaaatcggagggcctgttgtctggacctatggcagtctctatggggtgccacagggttcaattcttgggccgacacttttctccgtgtatatcaatgatgtcgctcttgctgctggtgactctcagatccacctctacgcagacgacaccattttgtatacatctggcccttcattggacactgtgttaacaaacctccaaacgagcttcaatgccatacaacaatcccttcagtagccttcaactgctcttaaacactagtaaaactaaatgcatgcttttcaatcgaacgctgctagcacccgcccacccgactagaatcaccactctcgacgggtctgacctagagtatgtggacaactacaaatatctaggtgtctggttagactgtaaactcaacttccagactcacataaagaatctcaatccaaagttaaatctagaatcggcttcctatttcgcaacaaagcctccttcactcatgctgccaaacatgccctcgtaaaactgactatcctaccgatccttgacttcggcgatgtcatttataaaatagcctccaacactctactcagcaaattggatgtagtctatcacagtgccatccgttttgtctccaaagccccatacactacccaccactgtgacctgtacgctcttgttggctggtcctcactacatgttcgtcgtcaaacccactggctccaggccatctataaatcactgctaggcaaatcgccttatcttagctcattggtcaccatagcagcacccacccgtagtctgcgctccagcaggtatatctcactggtcattcccaaagccaacacctcctttggccgccattccttccagttctctgctgccaatgactggaacgaattgcaaaaatctctgaagctggagactcttatctccctcaataactttaagcatcagttgtcagagcaccttaccgatcactgcacctgtacacagcccatctgaaattagcccacccaactacctcatccctatattgttatttaatttgctcttttgcaccccagtatctctatttgcacataatctcttgcacatctagcattccagtgttaatactattgtaattattctgcactatagcctatttattgccttactccataacttgctacatttgcacacactgtatatatattttctgttgtatttctgactttatgttttttttaccccatatgtaactctgtgttgtttttgttgcactactttgctttgtcttggccaggtcgcagttgtaaatgagaacctgttctcaactggcttacctggttaaataaaggtgaaataaaaaaataaaaaataaaaacaagtatttgatacactgccgattttgcaggttttcctacttacaaagcatgtagaggtctgtaatttttgtcataggtacacttcaactgtgagagacagaatctaaaacaaaaatccagaaaatcacattgtatgatttttaagtaattaatttgcattttattgcatgacataagtatttgatacatcagaaaagcataacttaatatttggtacagaaacctttgtttgcaattacagagatcatacgtttcctgaccaggtttgcacacactgcagcagggattttggcccactcctacatacagaccttctccagatccttcaggtttcggggctgtcgctgggcaatacggactttcagctccctccaaagattttctattgggttcaggtctggagactggctaggccactccaggaccttgagatgcttcttacggagccactccttaattgccctggctgtgtgtttcgggtcgttgtcatgctggaagacccagccacgacccatcttcaatgctcttacttagtgaaggaggttgttggccaagatctcgcgatacatggccccatccatcctccccctcaatacggtgcagttgtcctgtcccctttgcagaaaagcatccccaaagaatgatgtttcccacctccatgtttcacggttgggatggtgttcttggggttgtactcatccttcttcttcctccaaacacggcgagtggaatttagaccaaaaagctctattttagtctcatcagaccacatgaccttctccccattcctcctctggatcatccagatggtcattggcaaacttcagacgagacTGGACTGGggcaggggaccttgcgtgcgctgcaggattttaatccatgacggcgtagtgtgttactaatggttttctttctttgagactgtggtcccagctctcttcaggtcattgaccaggtcctgccgtgtagttctgggctgatccctcaccttcctcatgatcattgataccccacgaggtgagatcttgcatggagccccagaccgagggtgattgaccgtcatcttgaacttcttccattttctaataattgcgccaacagttgttgccttctcaccaagctgcttgcctattgtcctgtagcccatcccagccttgtgcaggtcttcaattttatccctgatgtccttacacagctctctggtcatgGCCATTGtgggaggttggagtctgtttgactgagtgtgtggacaggtgtcttttatacaggtaacgagttcaaacaggtgcagttaataaaggtaatgagtggagaacaggagggcttcttagaagaaaaactaacaggcctgtgagagccggaattcttactggttggtaggtgatcaaatacttatgtcatgcaataaaatgcaaattaattacttaaagtcatataatgtgattttctggatttttgttttagattccgtctctcacagttgaagtgtacctatgataaaaattacagacctctacatgctttgtaagtaggaaaacctgcaaaatcggcagtgtatcaaatacttgttctccccccactgtatgtcccgaGCATGTTTAATCCACAATCTGAATGTTCACACACCGACAGACTTGGCTACAGAATGAGCACTCAGATTAACAATATTTAAAAGTATAAAAAAGTTTATTAATTTAACATTTGATGAAGATTAACATATAGGCACGATTTTCAAagagataaataaatacattcataaaaaggactacataaataaatatccttgaataaataaataaatacatgtacaaTATTGCAGTTTGACATTGCACATTACATGATTGTAGAATAGTAGTCTTTTAAAATCAAGCACAATTGTAAAACCCAATTGTAAAAAAAGTTCTGCAAGTTCAAATTCATGTTCTGTTGGACCACAGAAGGCTATCTGAGTTGTGTTTCAGAATGAACTGTAGGGTGTACAGGAGTTCTTTTCGAACCACTTCCCAGGCGCAGTAACTGAAATTctgtgaaaataaaaataaaatgttaggGCAATGTAGGGTAATATTGTCCAATGTAGAGATATTATCAAAACAATGTGTCTTTTTGTTTTTAACCTATAGCCTACCTTTTCTTTTAGGACTGCTGCAATCTTCCCAAAGTATGTCTTCAGTTCCTCTGCCCTGATGGGATAATCACTTGTATCCACACTGCCCATCATCTGCCAGAAAGAAAGAGGTAGGCGATTAATAATAATTCAAATGCCACCATACCATAATTAAACAGTTAAGCTATCTGTGTTGGCATAGCAACTCACACATTTGCTCTCTTCAATCTGGCGGTATATAATATTCTGAAAATTCTCAAAATTCTGTTGGTCCCACTTAGTTGGCAGGTCGTCAGCTCCAAACAATGAGTCGATGTTCTTCAATGTATCATAAATAGCCTTAGCACCACTGCTGCTCAACTGAAACGGACAACAACAATAATTTCAAATAACATAAATGGCAGTTTAAAGTTTTCTACTTTCTAATCCTAACGGTTGCAAAAACTCTTTCATGTTGTAAAGAACACTTGTATATGCGCGCTTGCCCTTACCTGTGGCGTGCCGGAGGTTGCAAATGCGGCTGCTGGGAATGCCAGGAAGACATTCTCCTGCAGGCACTCCAGAGGAAAATGACCCCCTGAAAGAAAGAGAAAACACAGTGTTCACGTTGAGCTATTCAGTTAAACATAGTTGGATAATACATCTCAAGTCAAAAGTAATTAAAAAATGTACCATGTCGCTCAGTAGGTTGTGGGTTGTTCGCACCAGCTCTCCCTGTAGGTGGCAAGGCATGGGCATGGAGCAAACTTGTGCGAGGCAGAGGAAGGCACTCATCCAAGTAATAGCCTGAAGTGCCATTCTTAGGGTAGTTAGATGACCTGCAGCAGATAATCATTGTTAGTTGAATATAATCCTGAATATGATTCATTCATTGAAGCAATGATCAAATTATAGCATGTTTTTGACTCACCTGTTGCCAGTATATTGCAAATTTCCTCCAGTCAGAATGTGGTTTGTGTTCTGATCCAATATCTGCGGATTAACACTTAAATAGTGAGGATTGAACGGATGTACAAAAAGTGAAAGGGAGTCTCACTAAATTAAGAGTTAAAATGAATGAATTTGGGAAAGTTTTGCCTGGTGAACCGCAAGACCGGATTTCCCTTTTCGTGTGCTCTACTTCCCTCTCGTCATGTTTTGAGTGATCGTTCATGGGAGGCACGTTGTCTTCAGTAGGTTTTAAAAATGTAACTCATGGCTGGCCTTGTGAAGACTCAAACGTTGCTAAGAAcgacagggagaaggagaggggagagagagagaatatcgaCCCTTTAACACCAATATTAAACGAATGGCACTTactacaatgtttgttttttaatCACAAAACTGCTATTtgcttgtctctgtctgtctgtctgtctgtctctctctctctctctctctctctctctctctctctctctctctctctctctctctctctctctctctctctctctctctctctctctctctgtgtgtgtgtgtgtgtttgcgttcgTGCGTGCGTCGTTTGTTTGTTTGCGTGggtcgtgtgtgtgtctgtgagagagagggagtgagagatgaGGATTTAATGTGATCTCTTTCTGTTTGCATCTTCTGTCTTTAATCCAATTCATGTCTATACATTTGAATTAAACTGTTGATAATAACAATGATTAAATAGAAATTAACCGGCATTTTATGAAGTCTGTATCTGAATAATCAGGATAACACTAACGTTTGACTATTAATTCCTTACGAGAGACTAGCATGCCCATTTCTATAAATAAACCAATGTGCCAATGTGTTGTGATAACATTATCGTAGGTTTATTAGAAAATGACCTAAATCCTAATTCCTAATAGCACTACATTTCATCGTCTTGGATATGCTTAGTTAAAGAGGCAATTTCTGCGATTGCTAC
This sequence is a window from Coregonus clupeaformis isolate EN_2021a chromosome 7, ASM2061545v1, whole genome shotgun sequence. Protein-coding genes within it:
- the LOC121570568 gene encoding interferon alpha-1-like; this translates as MALQAITWMSAFLCLAQVCSMPMPCHLQGELVRTTHNLLSDMGGHFPLECLQENVFLAFPAAAFATSGTPQLSSSGAKAIYDTLKNIDSLFGADDLPTKWDQQNFENFQNIIYRQIEESKCMMGSVDTSDYPIRAEELKTYFGKIAAVLKEKNFSYCAWEVVRKELLYTLQFILKHNSDSLLWSNRT